Proteins found in one Sulfurimonas sp. genomic segment:
- a CDS encoding protein containing Six-hairpin glycosidase-like domain protein, whose protein sequence is MDKNILTLLEQIRDSFLTNSAIDVENITLPFEYDKNYTQIYITLFQDGNKSIRWGSRRDTLSLTIQRIVSKLKLNPYIKNFDLSSCFILFEIVTKEYPCNIRNLTTMRMKSPNRFEPGVNGLKYIYEGQTRFFMPTDGYTKSIMSVKQLLNYLSKQCGISKRTNKISERVHIMRRENIDYTLIESLAYLSDSKNVYLLERGYPTPVEFSKDIILDKTLKSIDWLVENMNDDGSFLYYYDPYKNTIIDDMHPNMIDPLYNNILRHSGGTISLLRGYELTKKQLYLDKAKDSLGFLISTFREHKYKKQYACYPFFNKKSKLGGAGIGLVALMHYYIHTGSEVYRKEIDGLVRHILSRIEPDGEMIGYYIHPKFNNSKALTKVSEDDKKELFSFYYPGEALLGLALYYLHIKDIDNKLQEDIRKKSEMALDFLVDIRPIKYDYMFDPLPADAWLMQAIEEWVKVEGLKKQSYIDFVFNDTKAMFDHMYTEQNTLANNKDYIGGFFYEYGDHVYHDASRCEGVVSAYYLAKYLKDENKAKWVMDNMHLSAKGLMKTFHDEVSTYAHIEPNKALHSFRFKLTRQWVRVDSVQHAACFFSRLYKVI, encoded by the coding sequence ATGGATAAAAATATTCTAACTCTTTTAGAGCAGATTAGAGATTCTTTTTTAACAAATTCTGCTATAGATGTAGAAAACATCACACTGCCTTTTGAATATGACAAAAATTATACTCAAATATATATTACACTTTTTCAAGATGGTAACAAATCAATAAGGTGGGGTTCAAGAAGAGATACACTGAGCCTAACAATACAAAGAATTGTCAGTAAACTAAAACTTAACCCATATATAAAAAACTTCGATTTAAGTAGTTGTTTCATACTTTTTGAGATTGTAACTAAAGAGTACCCATGCAATATTAGAAACCTTACAACTATGCGTATGAAATCTCCAAATAGATTTGAACCTGGTGTTAACGGTTTAAAGTATATTTATGAAGGACAAACACGTTTTTTTATGCCGACTGATGGTTATACTAAATCAATTATGAGCGTAAAACAACTTTTAAATTATCTCTCAAAGCAATGTGGAATATCAAAAAGAACAAATAAAATAAGTGAGCGTGTGCATATTATGCGTAGAGAGAATATTGATTACACTCTTATAGAATCTCTTGCATATTTAAGTGACTCTAAAAATGTTTATCTATTAGAAAGAGGGTACCCTACTCCCGTTGAATTTAGTAAAGACATTATTTTGGATAAAACCTTAAAAAGTATAGACTGGCTAGTAGAAAACATGAATGATGATGGGAGTTTTTTATACTACTATGACCCATATAAAAATACAATAATAGATGATATGCACCCAAATATGATAGATCCGCTTTACAATAATATTTTACGCCATAGTGGTGGTACTATATCTCTTCTTAGAGGTTATGAGCTTACAAAAAAGCAACTTTATTTAGACAAAGCAAAAGATTCTTTAGGTTTTTTAATCTCAACATTTAGAGAACACAAATATAAAAAGCAATATGCCTGCTACCCTTTTTTTAACAAAAAATCTAAGCTTGGCGGTGCAGGTATAGGACTTGTTGCACTAATGCATTATTATATCCATACAGGTAGTGAAGTGTACCGCAAAGAGATCGATGGACTGGTAAGACATATATTAAGCCGTATAGAGCCTGATGGAGAGATGATCGGATACTATATACATCCAAAATTTAATAACTCTAAAGCTCTTACAAAAGTAAGTGAAGATGATAAAAAAGAGCTCTTCTCTTTTTACTATCCAGGTGAAGCTCTTCTTGGTCTTGCATTGTATTATCTTCATATAAAAGATATAGATAATAAACTTCAAGAAGATATTCGAAAAAAATCTGAAATGGCACTAGATTTTTTAGTAGATATACGCCCTATAAAATACGACTATATGTTTGATCCGCTTCCAGCAGATGCATGGCTTATGCAAGCGATCGAAGAATGGGTTAAAGTTGAAGGACTTAAAAAGCAAAGCTATATTGACTTCGTTTTTAACGATACAAAAGCTATGTTTGATCATATGTATACAGAACAAAATACACTTGCTAACAACAAAGACTACATAGGTGGTTTCTTTTATGAATACGGTGATCATGTATATCATGATGCTTCCAGATGCGAGGGTGTTGTAAGTGCATACTATTTAGCCAAATATTTAAAAGATGAAAACAAAGCAAAATGGGTTATGGATAACATGCACTTAAGTGCAAAAGGGCTTATGAAAACTTTTCATGATGAAGTTTCAACCTATGCGCATATAGAGCCGAACAAAGCACTTCACAGCTTTAGATTTAAACTGACACGTCAGTGGGTTAGAGTTGATTCTGTCCAACATGCGGCTTGTTTTTTTTCTAGGCTATATAAAGTCATATAA
- a CDS encoding response regulator transcription factor: MKIILFSSDTNTINEWIEKYSLDAASECYDLESYENEISNLEKFILVCDYDSVANSLNTLISSKKLPNYTVVLERSPAIATGKILIKNGIRAYGNSKMLAKHFTQLIDTVSNDNTWTYPDLTAALVKSTRKAPLNKDAQELIDSRLTDKEKDVVLLVLDGFTNDAIANELDITTRTVKAHISSIFSKLHVNDRISLVLLLK; this comes from the coding sequence ATGAAGATAATTTTATTTAGCTCAGATACTAATACTATAAATGAATGGATTGAAAAATACAGCTTAGATGCAGCATCAGAGTGTTATGATTTAGAGTCTTATGAAAATGAAATTTCTAATCTAGAGAAGTTTATATTAGTATGTGACTATGATAGTGTAGCTAATAGTTTAAATACTCTCATATCTTCAAAAAAGCTACCTAACTATACGGTTGTTTTAGAGAGATCACCTGCTATTGCTACAGGTAAAATCCTTATTAAAAACGGTATTAGAGCGTATGGTAATTCTAAAATGCTTGCTAAACACTTTACTCAGTTAATAGATACGGTCTCAAATGACAATACCTGGACATACCCAGATCTTACGGCAGCTTTAGTAAAGTCAACAAGAAAAGCTCCACTTAATAAAGATGCTCAAGAGCTTATAGATTCAAGACTTACAGATAAAGAAAAAGATGTAGTCTTATTAGTTCTTGATGGTTTTACAAATGATGCAATAGCGAATGAATTAGACATCACTACAAGAACTGTTAAAGCTCATATCAGTTCAATATTTTCAAAACTTCACGTAAACGACAGAATTTCTTTGGTGCTTTTATTAAAATAA